One Candidatus Nitronauta litoralis genomic window, AAATCGATCGTTGTCGAAGTCCGACAGGCATCCCGCCAGATCCTGACCGATATCAAGCGGGTTCATGCCGCAAGGGTCGCAAGGCGACTCGCCGAAGAAAAACTGGCTGCAGAAGAAAAAAAGTTTGCCGTAGGCCTCTCCACCAGCTTCGAGGTCCTGGAGTTTCAAACGGATCTTGCGGAACAAGAGAGTCGGGAGTTGAAAGCAATAATCGATTATAAAAAGTCCCTCAGTAATTTCAAGAAAGTTAAAGCCTCTACCCTGACAGCACACAACATCAGCCTGGACAGTCGCGCAAAATAAATATGAAAAAAAAACTCTGGCTAGGGCTGCTTCTCCTTTTCATAGTTGCCGGAGCACTGTTTGTTCTCAGTGAAAATGAGAAACCAGACTCTCCTCCCGATATTTCCTGGAAAACAACTCCCGTTAAATTTGGAACCCTTAAAGTCAAAGTAACGGCCACAGGAGTCGTCGAACCCAATTTCGAAGTTGAAGTAAAGTCCAAGGCAAGTGGTGAAGTTTTGGAGTTCCCTTTTGAAGAAGGCGACACAGTAAAAAAAGATCAATTATTGCTCAAGCTGGACAAATCGGATGAGGACCGGAATGTCGCAAGAGCTCAGGCCGAACTCGACAGCGCAATGGCAAAATTGAGGCGCGCCGAAATTACTCTCCTGCTACAAAAATCTAAGTATAAAACCGATCTTAAAACCGCTGAATCCCGTGTTGAAGAATCCATTGCCAATCTGAAAGAGGCGAAGGATAAACTGGAACGCCAGCGAAACCTGTTCAAGGAAAAGATTGTTGCTCAGGAGTCTCTAGATATTGCGGAAACCTCCTTTAAGGTGAGCCAGGAGTCCCTCATTCAGGCGCGCGCCCTTTTGATGGTTGCCAAAGATTCCATTCACGATATCACTGTCAAGGAAAACGAAATCGAACTGGCAAAAGCCGACGTCACCCAGGCCGAAATCACCCTGGCTGAAGCCCAGGAGCGACTTTCAGAAACCGATATTTATGCACCCATTTCCGGGACGCTTATTGAAAAACTGGTTGAGCAGGGGCAGATTATTTCATCCGGTATTTCGAATGTCTCCGGTGGGACTCCCCTCTCCAAGGTAGCGGATCTTAGTCGCATTTTTATCATTGCCGATGTGGACGAGACCGATATCGGATCCGTACGCGTTGGACACCCGGTTTCCATTACCACCGATGCTTTTCAGGGAAAAACCTTCAAGGGCCGGGTGACCCGCATTGCACCCAAGGGGGTTGTTGAAAACAGCATCACCCTGTTCAAAGTCAAAATTGAAATACTCGGAAAAGGCCGGAAGATTCTAAAACCCATGATGTCTGCGAATGTGGACATTATTTCCAAAGAGCTGGAAAACTCCTTATTCCTTCCCCGGGAAGCTGTCCAGGACAAGGACGGCAGGTCATTTGTGGCCATTCTTGAAGCGGGTTTGCCCAAAGAGGTCACAGTTGAAACCGGAATCCTCAATCCGATTCACATTGAAATTAAAAAAGGTGTCTCCAAAGATCAGGAAGTTTTAGTAGGCGACTGGGAAAAATTACTTGAGGAGTACAAGAAAAACTCCGGTAAAATGTCTACTATGAAAAGAATATTGTTCATCCTGTCACGAAAATAATCCCGCATGATAGAGGCACTGGAACTTTCCAAGAGCTACCAGCTAGGCAACCAACAGGTAGTGGCCCTAAAAAGTACCACTTTCAGAATCAATGAAGGAGAGTGGGTGGCTATCATGGGCCAATCCGGTAGCGGCAAGTCCACCCTGATGAATTTACTGGGTTGCCTGGACCAACCCACTGGCGGGACTTATCTCCTGGATGATATTGACGTCAAAACCCTCAACGCAGACTCACTGGCAGAAGTTCGCAATCGTAAAATCGGATTTGTGTTCCAGAGCTTCAATCTCCTGCCCAGGTCCTCTGCGCTTGAAAATGTAGAACTGCCTCTTCTTTATGGACGCGTTTCGGATTCACGGGAAAAGTCCCTGAAAGCGCTTGAGCGCGTCGGTCTGGAGGCTCGTTCACGTCATAAGCCTAATGAGCTTTCAGGTGGCGAACGCCAACGTGTGGCCATTGCAAGAGCTCTGGTCAACAATCCTTCTATCATTCTCGCAGACGAGCCAACTGGAAACCTGGATTCCCGGACAGGCGAAGAAATAATGGGAATGTTTACCCGGTTGCACACAGAAGGCGTCACCCTCATCCTGGTCACACATGAACCTCACATCGCTGAATACGCCCACCGTATTATCACCTTAAAAGATGGAGAGATATTGTCCGATAAACCCACAGCCAGGGCTAAAAAGGAAGCGGCGACATGCTGATATTTGACCTATTTAAAATGGCCGTGCGGAGCCTCGTTGCAAATAAAATGCGAACATTCCTGACTGCATTGGGAATTATCATTGGTGTGGCATCCGTAATCTCCATGATTTCGATTGGTGAAGGTGCAAAACGGGAAACCTTGTCTACCATTTCCAAATTTGGAACGAATATCATTTCGGTACGTCCTGGAGAAAAAAAATCAAGGCATGTCAGAAGTGGACAGGTAGAGACCCTAACCTTTGAAGATGCCAAAGCAATCGAAGAACATATCGGGTTAATCACTGGGGTTGCCGCCCAGGTGTACAAGGGAGCCCAGATCAAATTTGGAAATAAAAACAGTTCATCAACGATCCGGGGTACTGGAAGAGAATATGCCCGTCTTGCAAACTATCAAATGGACAAAGGCCGGTTTTTTAACATGCAAGAGGTCAACACATCGCGCCGTGTGGCCGTTCTGGGGGCAACGGTTGTTAAAAACCTGTTTGGAGGAGCGGTTGACCCCATAGGTGAAACTTTAAAGATCAACGGAAATAATTACCTTATTATCGGGACAACGGTAGCCAAAGGAGCATTAAGCTGGTTTGACCCTGATGACCAGGTGTTCATTCCAGTAACCACCGCTCAAAAAAGGCAGTTTGGCCAGGATTATTTACAGACCATAGATATCCAGGCTGAGAACATCGAAGACATTGAAACCATCAAAGCGGATATTGAGGCCCTGTTGCGCAGACGACACAATATTCCGGAGGACAAGGAAAACGACTTCCACGTGCAAAATTCTGCAGAATGGCTGAACAGTTGGGGAAACGCTGCAAAAACTTTTCAATACCTGCTCGGTGGAATCGCAGCCATTTCCCTGATGGTTGGCGGCATCGGCATCATGAACATTATGCTCGTGTCAGTTACGGAGCGCACACGTGAAATTGGAATTCGCATTGCCATTGGCGCCCGTAAGCGGGAAATCAGAAAACAGTTTCTTATCGAATCGGTTGTGGTCAGTGTTCTTGGAGGTGGTATCGGGGTCCTCATCGGCCTGGGTATTTCCCGGATCGTTTCGCAGATGAGCGGCTGGGATACCATCGTCTCGATAAATTCAATAATGCTGGCATTTGGGTTTTCTGTGGGTATTGGAGTTTTTTTCGGATTTTATCCCGCCAACAAAGCCGCGAACCTGAATCCAATCGATGCCTTGCGTTACGAATAAAATTTCTCCCCGGTAAAAATTAAATTTTTCCATTCTTTTTATTCCCTCAACTGTGATTTATAATCGCGGCCATGCTTGAAACGCGATCAACCCAAATAGAAATTCTCCCCGACTGGAATAGTTTTCTCGACTTGAGAAAAGCTAATTCACGTCTACCTCTGATCGCGCAAAGAAAAGTCAGAAACCTGGACCCTTTCCTTTTGTTTTCAGAATTATTCGCAGGGGATGTGGGAACGTTCCTTTTAGAAAGTGGCAAGGGCCCTGAATCCACCGCTCGTTTTTCTTTCCTGGGTGAATCCAATGGAAACTTTCTGAGACTGGATGAAAATTCAATCTGCTCTTTTGATTCAATTTTGCAGAAAATTAATTTTGATTTTGGTGAAAATAATATTCCTTACGCTCCACATTTCTGGGGAGGATGGGTCGGATTCTTTTCTTATGAAACCATCTGTTTTCTCGAACCAGTAGACCTAAAGAAAAACAACACGGATTCAATCCCGGATCTGTTCCTGGCTGAAACAGGAACCCTGCTCGTTTACGATCACCAACTGGAAATTTTAAAGGTGATTTTAACTTTGAAAACAGATACCGCCTGTTTTCAAAGTTACAGCTCCACCATAGACGCAATGAACACATTGTGGCAAAGGATTGAGAAAGTCCTTGAAGATTGCCCAACTCCAAAACTTAATAGTAAAAACCCGGTTATTTCTTCCAATTCTCCGCAAACAGACAGCTCACAATGGGAATACTGCGATAGTGTTCATAAAGCTAAAAAATACATAGAAGATGGAGATATTTATCAGGCCAACCTTGCTCAACGTTTTGAAAAACCCTATGACGGCAAACCTTCCGACCTTTATCAAAATTTAAAAATGGTCAACCCCTCCCCTTTTGGAGGTCTATTCTATTTTCCGGAAGGAGCTCTGGTTAGTTCTTCTCCCGAGCGCCTGGTAAAGGTGGAGAACGGGAAGATAGAAACCCGGCCAATAGCGGGAACCAGACCGCGAGGAGCTTCCCATAAAGAGGATGGCTTGTTGTCCCAGGAATTGCTGCTCAATGAAAAGGAACGTGCGGAACATTTAATGCTGGTTGATCTTGAACGCAACGATCTGGGTCGGATATGTGAATACGGTACTGTAGAAGTAACAGAGCTAATGAATCGTGAGCAATACTCACATGTCCACCATATTGTCTCTAACGTTCAGGGAAAACTAAAACAGGGAACCAACCTGAAAGATATTTTGACGGCAGTATTCCCCGGAGGCACCATTACAGGTTGTCCAAAAATCAGATGCATGGAAATCATAGAAGAACTTGAGCCTGTCAGGCGGGGAATCTATTGTGGTTCCATGGGATATATTGGGTATGGCCCTCATCTGGACCTGAACATTCTTATCCGGACCATTCTTTTAAAAGACGGGGTAGCTAGTTTTCATGCGGGAGCGGGAATAGTGGCCGATTCTGATCCTGACACTGAGTACAAAGAGTCGTTATCAAAAGCTGCCGCCTTGGTTCAGGCACTCACGTAAGCTCTATTATGCAACTCATCGTAAATGTTAATGGAGAGTTTTTAGACATTGAAAATGCGCGCCTTTCTGTAAAAGACAGGGGTTTTATGTATGGAGACGGATTGTTTGAAACACTTCGCGCCAGACGCAACTCTGTTTTTCGCTTACAAGCACACATGGAAAGGCTGTTAAAAGCTGCGGAAGAACTCGACATTCCTCTACCGATTTCCATCCAGGAAATTGAAAAACGAATTCACCAAACTCTCGATAAAAATGAACTGGAGGATGCTATTGTCCGGGTGCAACTTACCCGCGGTGAAGATGAACCGGGATTACTTCCCAGCCCATTTACCAGCGCAACTCTGGTGGTCGTGGTCAGGCCTTATCAGCCACCTCCTGAGAACTTCTACAGCAAAGGCGTTTCTATCTGCACGATCCCCAATAGCGCAGCAATCACAAGTTTGTCAAATCATCGAATTAAAACCACCAACTACCTCGTTAATATTTTACTCAAGAAAAAGGCTGAAGAACGGAAGTGCTATGAAGCAATCGCGCTTACCCCGCAGGGTTTCCTGACAGAAGGAACCGTCACCAACATCTTTCTGGTACAAAATAAAGCGATTCACACCCCAACCCTCGGGCCCTTTGTGATGGATGGAATCACCCGGCGCCTTATTCGCGAGACCTCCAGGAATGAGGGAATTTCATTTAACGATCGCGATTTATCTCATGATGAGGGATTCAAGGCAAATGAGATATTTCTAACAAATACAGGAATCGGGGTTTTGCCAGTCACCTCATTTGATGGCCAAACAGTTGGAGACGGCTCACCCGGACCGGTGACGTGCCGCATCCGAGAATCGTATCTCAAAATATTTGATACCGAAATGGGATCATGCTAACCTTCGGCCTTTAAATTCAGGAAGGAACTCATGACAACAGAAGAACGTTTTCAGGACAATCCGTCAGGCCTAATCAGCGATAAGCTGCATAAAAAATTCTGGTTACCAAAAGATTCTCAGGGGGACCTGGGCAAATGGGTTAACTGGGAGGAGGCAAAAAATTACATTCTCACCATGTGCCACGTTTATGCTGGAGGGTTTTCGGATTGGCGTTTACCGACCAAAGAAGAAGCATTGTCACTCTATGTACCTGAACTCAACTGCCTTGATCATGAGGGAGAAGTACTGCACATAGCACCTGTGTTTGTCCCAAAGGGTGGTCAATATCTCTGGACCAGTGAAGAAAATGAGGAAGGGCAGGCTTTGCGGGTAAACCTGCGCGAGGGAACCTCGGAGTTTGTGGACAAACAGACCAGGGAATTTCATGCCACACGTGGCGTCCGAGACATGTCCTGATCAAACTAGGTCAGGTTTGCGAATTCAAAAAATGTTTTCGGGCTCATAAGTTCTACTTTTCCGTAATCATCCCCACAGAATGTCTTTTCCAAAACAGCCTTGTTATCAGGGAGGGCTGCTAAAATATCAGCGTGTTTTGTGTTGTCAAAACCACTGAAT contains:
- a CDS encoding efflux RND transporter periplasmic adaptor subunit, with amino-acid sequence MKKKLWLGLLLLFIVAGALFVLSENEKPDSPPDISWKTTPVKFGTLKVKVTATGVVEPNFEVEVKSKASGEVLEFPFEEGDTVKKDQLLLKLDKSDEDRNVARAQAELDSAMAKLRRAEITLLLQKSKYKTDLKTAESRVEESIANLKEAKDKLERQRNLFKEKIVAQESLDIAETSFKVSQESLIQARALLMVAKDSIHDITVKENEIELAKADVTQAEITLAEAQERLSETDIYAPISGTLIEKLVEQGQIISSGISNVSGGTPLSKVADLSRIFIIADVDETDIGSVRVGHPVSITTDAFQGKTFKGRVTRIAPKGVVENSITLFKVKIEILGKGRKILKPMMSANVDIISKELENSLFLPREAVQDKDGRSFVAILEAGLPKEVTVETGILNPIHIEIKKGVSKDQEVLVGDWEKLLEEYKKNSGKMSTMKRILFILSRK
- a CDS encoding ABC transporter ATP-binding protein: MIEALELSKSYQLGNQQVVALKSTTFRINEGEWVAIMGQSGSGKSTLMNLLGCLDQPTGGTYLLDDIDVKTLNADSLAEVRNRKIGFVFQSFNLLPRSSALENVELPLLYGRVSDSREKSLKALERVGLEARSRHKPNELSGGERQRVAIARALVNNPSIILADEPTGNLDSRTGEEIMGMFTRLHTEGVTLILVTHEPHIAEYAHRIITLKDGEILSDKPTARAKKEAATC
- a CDS encoding FtsX-like permease family protein; this translates as MLIFDLFKMAVRSLVANKMRTFLTALGIIIGVASVISMISIGEGAKRETLSTISKFGTNIISVRPGEKKSRHVRSGQVETLTFEDAKAIEEHIGLITGVAAQVYKGAQIKFGNKNSSSTIRGTGREYARLANYQMDKGRFFNMQEVNTSRRVAVLGATVVKNLFGGAVDPIGETLKINGNNYLIIGTTVAKGALSWFDPDDQVFIPVTTAQKRQFGQDYLQTIDIQAENIEDIETIKADIEALLRRRHNIPEDKENDFHVQNSAEWLNSWGNAAKTFQYLLGGIAAISLMVGGIGIMNIMLVSVTERTREIGIRIAIGARKREIRKQFLIESVVVSVLGGGIGVLIGLGISRIVSQMSGWDTIVSINSIMLAFGFSVGIGVFFGFYPANKAANLNPIDALRYE
- a CDS encoding anthranilate synthase component I family protein, with the translated sequence MEILPDWNSFLDLRKANSRLPLIAQRKVRNLDPFLLFSELFAGDVGTFLLESGKGPESTARFSFLGESNGNFLRLDENSICSFDSILQKINFDFGENNIPYAPHFWGGWVGFFSYETICFLEPVDLKKNNTDSIPDLFLAETGTLLVYDHQLEILKVILTLKTDTACFQSYSSTIDAMNTLWQRIEKVLEDCPTPKLNSKNPVISSNSPQTDSSQWEYCDSVHKAKKYIEDGDIYQANLAQRFEKPYDGKPSDLYQNLKMVNPSPFGGLFYFPEGALVSSSPERLVKVENGKIETRPIAGTRPRGASHKEDGLLSQELLLNEKERAEHLMLVDLERNDLGRICEYGTVEVTELMNREQYSHVHHIVSNVQGKLKQGTNLKDILTAVFPGGTITGCPKIRCMEIIEELEPVRRGIYCGSMGYIGYGPHLDLNILIRTILLKDGVASFHAGAGIVADSDPDTEYKESLSKAAALVQALT
- a CDS encoding DUF1566 domain-containing protein — encoded protein: MTTEERFQDNPSGLISDKLHKKFWLPKDSQGDLGKWVNWEEAKNYILTMCHVYAGGFSDWRLPTKEEALSLYVPELNCLDHEGEVLHIAPVFVPKGGQYLWTSEENEEGQALRVNLREGTSEFVDKQTREFHATRGVRDMS